The genomic DNA GAGCAAAGATGCGTGTAATAGCACATTCTCCTGCATAAGTGGAATTATATCCTATGCTTAGATAATACAGACAATCTTCAATCCAATGCTGTGCAACATAATTATCACTTAAAGCTTCATTTGAAACACCATAATAATTTATTCCACCGACAACACCTTCCAAAGCTTCCCTTAACTGGTTACCATATTTGCCATTCATCAAAGTTTTGTTATTGATTAAAGTCAGATATGACCTTGCTAGAGTTACTCTGTAAGCATTATCAAGCAGAATTGACTGTGAGGAATATAAATCCCTAAATAATCCGCTGGTAATTACAGTTACATCTATTCTTTTGTTTTCCCATCCGTCAGGCCTGGTCAAATCATTTAGCTTGATTACTTCAGGCATGGACCCTACCTTTTTACCTGTAGGGTTTCCTTCATCGTCAAATCCTGCACTTGAGGAATCTGTCCAAACCGGTTTCATTCCAAGCAGATATAAAACTGTTGATACTAAAGCACCATCATCCCTTGCGGTTTCGACACACCAGATTCCCATTATTATTTTTTCTGTAGTGTCGTTTAAATCAGCAAGAGTTAAAAGAGCAAGTGTTTTAGCGTAATCCCATGCATCCATTGTTGGAAGTTCACTGGACTGGTCCTGAAACATGTTTTTTCCTGTCGGAAGAATTGCAGGCTTTACAACTATTTCACCGCCTTCACCTACAGGAATATATCTGCCGTTTAATCCGTCAAGCATTGCTTCCAACTCAGATGAAATGCTTTCATTAATCAGATTAATGTATGTTTTTCCTAACTCAAGACATCCTAAAACATTGGAATTGTTGAATTTGGTATTCTGATTAATTAAAGTGGAATAAACCGTATTTACATCCCAGTATATCAATGCTTTAGCTATATCATAGGATTTATTCAGAATAAATTCCCTTTCAAATGCTGTCAGCTCACTGTATGATTTGGAATAATAAATGTCGGAAAGCTCTGAAAACAGATTCAAAACTCCCTGATTGTTCTCCAAAACCAAGTCCCTGGACAGTATTGCACTGACAGTACTTGCAAGATCATTTTCATTCCATGCATCACCTAATGCATGAAGACCCAATGGATATAATGTATCCTGAGTTGCTTTTAGGAAAGTATCAACTTTTTCAAGGAGCACCTCCATTGAAATGCTTTTCACTTCACTTTTGTTTAATCCCAAATTGGTTGAAAAATCATTTGTGATTATCAAATCACGAATCTGGGATTCTGTTTTCTGATTTTTATTGTCCTGATAATCATTGATGAGATTAGCCAATTGTGTCAGATTTCCATATAAGTGTGTATATGCCATTGGAGATGTTAAATGTGAAATTATTACTGCAAAACCTCTTCTTTTTGCCTGAATAGCTTCTGCTAAACCATCTGATATATAGAAGTATAGCTGCGGAACATCACCAACTACAACCGAACCGTAATCAGTAGCTGATAAAAGAATTTCTTTGCCGGGCAGCCATTCATGAGTAGCGTGCCTTCCCACAAATATCATTGCATTGGAATATTTAGTCTGCATGTAGTAATATGCAGCCAAATATTGATGTGTCGGAGCAACAGCAGTACAATGGTATAGATTTTCAATGTCGGATTCCCATCCTCTTTGAGGTTCGGGAGCGATGAAAACATTACCGAATGTCAATCCCGGAATAACAAAATAGTCAGTGCCATTTTTATTTACTACCATTACATTTCCAGGAGCTGCACCCCATCCGTTTAATCCAGAAATGTTTAAACTTTTAAATTCATCATAATACTTTAAATATAAATCATAATATTCAACTGATTGAGTTTTTGCATAATTTTTCAAGCTTGAAACAATATTATCCAGAACTTTCTTAGATTCAGCTGACTTTTCATCCGGAAGAAGAGAAACTACCTGATTATACCAGTCGGTAATTGTATCTGCGATTGTTGAAGTGTAGTTCAGCTCAACTGCACGTCTTGTCAACTCTCCAATATATGCAACAGTACCGTTTTCAACCTGTATTTTAACTATATCATCCAAAGAGTTAAACCATGTGGTATACTCATCTACAGGAAGCAGAGTCACTTCAGAGCGATTTGCCAATTTGGCAAGTTCTCCTGGCGCCCAAGTAGCTACATTTATACCGCATGAAATGATTAAATCTTCAAGCTGAGAAACATTTGTTGGAAGTTCACCAACATCATATCCTGCATTTTTTAAGGTGTAAAGCACGTTATAAATACTTTTGATTGTATCAAGGTAACTTGAACCTATATTCTGTTTTCCAGGAGGATAATTATAATAGATTATGGATATCAATTTATCTTCATTTGAAGTGTATTTTAAATCGACCCATGAATCAATCCTATCAGCTAAAAGTTCAATGTTGCCTTTATGAGATATATATGTTGTAATCTGAGCTCCTGTAAGATTTGAAATATAGCTTGAAGCTCCTCCAATAAAGGTTGCATCAATTATTCCCTGGGTTTCTGCTATTGTAATATGCCACCATTTGTCACTTTTTTCAGTGGTGAGGCCAGTTGATCCAAGTTCCCACTGTTCATTTGAAACATAATCAGAGTGAACTGCCCGGAATACAGGGACACCAACCTCTTCAAAAAAGTCTGTTGCCTTGGTGAAGTTTTCACCTCCAACCCCATATGCAACCATGGAAACAATAGCATCGACATAGACATCATATGCAGATGAATCGGTTAAAAATTCTGCAATGTCAGCACCAGCATTTGTCCATGATTCAACCATTACCGCCAACTGTTCAGCAGAACCTCCTGCAGCAAATACAGGAATGACATTATATCCTCTTGATTCTAGAGATTCTATAATTTCATAGCATGTATGTAACTGCTGAGATTCAATATACATGGTACTTTCCAAAACACCAACTGTGCGAGTGTTAGATTTGTTAAAGAAAGTTTCTATGTATTCATCAAGTGAATACCACCTGTCCCTATATATTCCATAAGTTTTACTGCCCGTAAATATTGGCTTTTCATATTTCAAATCAAGACCCAAATAATTCAGGACATACAATATCTGATTTTTCAGATTGTCCTTGTCATTGAGGTCCTTATAG from Methanobrevibacter sp. includes the following:
- a CDS encoding cobaltochelatase subunit CobN, whose protein sequence is MKFVRKKQTLLVILLVILSLSLFSQVAFAQSNVTDDDLKQDDNVDVVLDSESDGSNYISKNSMNTTLFIISDNPGTNVLDKSGQELFEEHDLKNVNLVVRNGNQVKTMSEDELASLINGSDAFIGEWISSDVDSVLTSLLGKYPELSNKEIFLILEAPSGNLNSDSSSIKLLRNNTLNYNKIFTGFTNEELIKYFKNTKRGIAYSSVNSYITYDAANFNEFLNQMVLYKDLNDKDNLKNQILYVLNYLGLDLKYEKPIFTGSKTYGIYRDRWYSLDEYIETFFNKSNTRTVGVLESTMYIESQQLHTCYEIIESLESRGYNVIPVFAAGGSAEQLAVMVESWTNAGADIAEFLTDSSAYDVYVDAIVSMVAYGVGGENFTKATDFFEEVGVPVFRAVHSDYVSNEQWELGSTGLTTEKSDKWWHITIAETQGIIDATFIGGASSYISNLTGAQITTYISHKGNIELLADRIDSWVDLKYTSNEDKLISIIYYNYPPGKQNIGSSYLDTIKSIYNVLYTLKNAGYDVGELPTNVSQLEDLIISCGINVATWAPGELAKLANRSEVTLLPVDEYTTWFNSLDDIVKIQVENGTVAYIGELTRRAVELNYTSTIADTITDWYNQVVSLLPDEKSAESKKVLDNIVSSLKNYAKTQSVEYYDLYLKYYDEFKSLNISGLNGWGAAPGNVMVVNKNGTDYFVIPGLTFGNVFIAPEPQRGWESDIENLYHCTAVAPTHQYLAAYYYMQTKYSNAMIFVGRHATHEWLPGKEILLSATDYGSVVVGDVPQLYFYISDGLAEAIQAKRRGFAVIISHLTSPMAYTHLYGNLTQLANLINDYQDNKNQKTESQIRDLIITNDFSTNLGLNKSEVKSISMEVLLEKVDTFLKATQDTLYPLGLHALGDAWNENDLASTVSAILSRDLVLENNQGVLNLFSELSDIYYSKSYSELTAFEREFILNKSYDIAKALIYWDVNTVYSTLINQNTKFNNSNVLGCLELGKTYINLINESISSELEAMLDGLNGRYIPVGEGGEIVVKPAILPTGKNMFQDQSSELPTMDAWDYAKTLALLTLADLNDTTEKIIMGIWCVETARDDGALVSTVLYLLGMKPVWTDSSSAGFDDEGNPTGKKVGSMPEVIKLNDLTRPDGWENKRIDVTVITSGLFRDLYSSQSILLDNAYRVTLARSYLTLINNKTLMNGKYGNQLREALEGVVGGINYYGVSNEALSDNYVAQHWIEDCLYYLSIGYNSTYAGECAITRIFAPPNGDYGAGISKLVSMSWTWNDTDELAQFYLGRMGNMYSKNYWGDTNPLVFIRALSDSDTIITSRNTNQYGVLDNDDFFDYWGGLSMAVENVSGKSPNMKVLMYADKSNAYISSLEEVMYSEIAARYDNPNWIKGMMNEGYSGARYMSNKFVSNLYGWQVTRPASVSDDLWNRVYNTYYRDKYGIGVKDWLMSGNNAYSLISMSGTMLTAAHENYWNADEATLKDIANTWAQATVQNGVACCDCSCGNIAMMQWAVQYVNPDILAQLLPKLYQATQNPVFLNNTNNAIPENTDPSSQEASTPNPTKGSTSSTTVAANSTTTNSNQFSQSSANSQGQAVSDAGESSSQGDVGAASSEGADVKKSIEINPVTQLSASEVGMSLIAVLGVICLILIIGVGYFRDNDKDKKSKSNLDDLFNDKL